One region of Miscanthus floridulus cultivar M001 chromosome 19, ASM1932011v1, whole genome shotgun sequence genomic DNA includes:
- the LOC136529209 gene encoding uncharacterized protein, whose product MADGSSAPSLHPGPVQCRLHQVWRCVCTGFFWRKKISIFFYVESDSIFRKRVHTPSRTRSHHLIYSGVQLLLPNSNLARLRTYAACPHPAAAMANEESGSPLRRWRPFYSTFGAIDEAIEAAGHPRAAFREVRVRIVQLLRGAVHDGVAEQLCAALDDTMVEALDTLRVAPVPHSALASTDLARAVGALGKHGSARIRTLAGDVVRGWSTAIDGATATAEKELDKLSDDRIPRQVISTAVKKPVDAESKKTEAKKPIVTQSEKIEAKKPVAAQSEKMETKKLIVTHSEKMENTKRKLREGYEEAKKIKRLHTIQKIEDKEAPKLLEQSQRKMHRVPARCRTSSGVRRSLLPSLQLI is encoded by the coding sequence ATGGCCGATGGATCTAGCGCTCCCAGCCTCCATCCTGGCCCGGTGCAGTGCCGCCTTCACCAAGTATGGCGGTGTGTATGTACTGGatttttttggagaaaaaaaataAGCATTTTTTTTTACGTCGAGTCGGATTCGATTTTCCGGAAACGCGTCCACACACCCAGTCGGACTCGATCCCACCACCTCATATATTCCGGTGTTCAGCTCCTTCTTCCCAACTCGAATCTCGCAAGGTTACGCACCTACGCTGCTTGCCCGCatcccgccgccgccatggccaacgaGGAGAGCGGGAGCCCCCTCCGACGCTGGAGGCCGTTCTACAGCACTTTCGGCGCCATCGACGAAGCAATCGAGGCAGCCGGCCACCCGCGCGCCGCGTTCCGGGAGGTGAGGGTCCGGATCGTCCAGCTGCTTCGCGGCGCCGTGCACGACGGCGTAGCCGAGCAGCTCTGCGCCGCGCTCGACGACACCATGGTGGAAGCGCTCGATACTCTGCGGGTGGCGCCCGTCCCGCACAGCGCGCTGGCGTCCACCGACCTCGCAAGGGCCGTCGGCGCGCTCGGGAAGCACGGGTCGGCCCGGATCCGTACCCTCGCGGGCGACGTCGTGCGCGGGTGGAGCACAGCCATTGACGGAGCTACAGCTACAGCAGAGAAGGAGCTCGACAAGCTCTCTGATGATCGGATCCCACGCCAGGTCATCTCTACAGCAGTCAAGAAGCCGGTCGACGCTGAAAGCAAGAAGACGGAGGCCAAGAAGCCGATTGTCACTCAAAGCGAGAAGATCGAGGCTAAGAAGCCGGTCGCCGCTCAAAGCGAGAAGATGGAGACCAAGAAGCTGATCGTCACTCACAGCGAGAAGATGGAGAATACTAAACGGAAGCTACGTGAGGGTTACGAAGAAGCCAAGAAGATCAAACGTCTTCACACGATTCAGAAGATCGAGGATAAGGAGGCGCCAAAGCTTTTGGAGCAAAGCCAACGGAAGATGCATAGAGTCCCAGCAAGATGTAGGACCTCCTCAGGCGTTCGTCGTTCTTTGCTTCCCTCTCTTCAGTTGATTTAG